In the Mycolicibacter sp. MU0102 genome, one interval contains:
- a CDS encoding alpha/beta hydrolase-fold protein, which yields MMAAMPELSRRAVLRAGAMLGTAGALGASSLLSARSTQAAPLQAAPTMSTGSFASAARGGITTNWAIARPPGQTGALRPLIALHGKGSDAATVMAGGVEQGLAEAVDAGLPPFAVVAVDGGGSYWHRRSSGEDSGAMVTDELLPLLAEQGLDTSRVGFIGWSMGGYGALLLGGRLGPRRTAAICAVSPALWLSPGATAPGAFDGASDFSANSVFGMPALGSIPIRVDCGNGDPFYSATQAFIAQLPNPPAGGFSPGGHDGSYWSSQLPAELTWIAPLLTA from the coding sequence ATGATGGCCGCCATGCCGGAGTTGAGCCGACGAGCGGTACTGCGCGCCGGGGCCATGTTGGGCACCGCGGGCGCGCTGGGGGCGAGTTCACTCCTGAGTGCGCGATCCACGCAGGCCGCCCCGCTGCAGGCCGCACCCACGATGTCGACGGGCTCGTTCGCCTCGGCGGCGCGCGGAGGAATCACCACCAACTGGGCAATCGCCCGGCCCCCCGGCCAGACTGGGGCGTTGCGTCCGCTGATCGCGTTGCACGGCAAGGGAAGTGACGCCGCGACAGTGATGGCCGGTGGCGTCGAGCAGGGCCTGGCCGAAGCTGTCGACGCGGGACTGCCTCCGTTCGCGGTGGTCGCCGTTGACGGCGGCGGGAGCTACTGGCATCGCCGTAGCTCCGGGGAGGACTCGGGGGCAATGGTGACCGACGAGTTGTTGCCACTGCTGGCCGAGCAGGGCCTGGACACCTCGCGGGTGGGATTCATCGGCTGGTCCATGGGCGGCTACGGCGCCCTGCTGCTGGGGGGCCGGCTCGGCCCGCGCCGAACCGCCGCGATCTGCGCGGTCAGCCCCGCACTGTGGCTGTCGCCCGGAGCGACGGCGCCGGGGGCGTTCGATGGCGCGTCGGACTTCTCGGCCAACTCGGTTTTCGGGATGCCGGCATTGGGCTCGATCCCGATTCGGGTGGACTGCGGAAACGGCGACCCGTTCTATTCGGCGACCCAGGCCTTCATCGCCCAGCTGCCCAACCCGCCGGCGGGCGGCTTCTCCCCGGGCGGGCACGACGGCTCCTATTGGAGCTCTCAGCTGCCAGCTGAGTTGACCTGGATCGCCCCGCTGCTGACCGCCTAA
- the purD gene encoding phosphoribosylamine--glycine ligase, whose amino-acid sequence MRVLVIGSGAREHALLLALRNDPKVDHLVIAPGNAGTAAVAEQRDIDITSASAVTALARDVEADLVVIGPEVPLVLGVADAVRAAGIACFGPSQDAARIEGSKAFAKDVMAAAGVRTARSEIVDSPADLDAALTRFGPDAGDAAWVVKDDGLAAGKGVVVTADRTAARAHAAGLLDSGHPVLLESFLDGPELSLFCIVDGATVVPLLPAQDFKRVGDGDSGPNTGGMGAYAPLPWLSREAAAGIVADVVEPVAAELLRRGSRFTGLLYAGLAMTSTGPSVVEFNCRFGDPETQAVLALLESPLGQLLHAAATGGLSEFGVLRWRDAAAVTVVLAAENYPGRPRVGDVIVGAEADGVLHAGTARRDDGAVVSSGGRVLSVVGVGDDLNAARADAYRILDSIRLPGSHFRSDIGAAAAEGKIQI is encoded by the coding sequence ATGCGCGTCCTGGTGATCGGTTCCGGCGCCCGGGAACATGCGTTACTCCTAGCCCTTCGCAATGACCCGAAGGTCGATCACCTGGTGATCGCCCCCGGCAACGCCGGTACTGCGGCGGTAGCCGAGCAACGAGACATCGACATCACCTCGGCGTCGGCGGTCACCGCCTTGGCCCGCGACGTCGAGGCCGACCTGGTGGTGATCGGGCCGGAGGTGCCGTTGGTCTTGGGTGTGGCAGATGCGGTGCGTGCCGCCGGGATCGCCTGCTTCGGACCGTCGCAGGACGCCGCCCGCATCGAAGGTTCCAAGGCGTTCGCGAAGGACGTGATGGCCGCCGCCGGCGTGCGCACCGCCCGCTCGGAGATCGTCGACAGCCCCGCTGACCTGGACGCCGCCCTGACCCGGTTCGGTCCGGATGCCGGGGACGCGGCCTGGGTGGTCAAGGACGACGGGCTAGCCGCAGGCAAGGGCGTCGTCGTCACGGCAGATCGGACTGCCGCCCGCGCCCACGCCGCCGGCCTGCTCGACAGCGGGCATCCGGTGCTGCTGGAGTCCTTCCTGGACGGCCCCGAGCTGTCCCTGTTCTGCATCGTCGACGGCGCCACCGTGGTGCCGCTGCTGCCGGCGCAGGACTTCAAACGGGTCGGTGACGGCGACAGCGGGCCCAACACCGGTGGCATGGGCGCCTACGCACCGTTGCCCTGGTTGTCCCGGGAGGCTGCGGCCGGCATCGTCGCCGACGTCGTCGAACCCGTCGCGGCCGAACTTCTCCGGCGCGGCAGCCGGTTCACCGGATTGCTGTATGCCGGTCTGGCGATGACGTCGACCGGGCCGTCGGTGGTCGAATTCAATTGCCGCTTCGGCGATCCGGAGACCCAGGCAGTGCTGGCGCTGCTGGAGTCGCCGCTCGGGCAATTGCTGCACGCCGCCGCCACCGGCGGGCTGAGCGAGTTCGGGGTGTTGCGCTGGCGGGATGCGGCCGCGGTGACCGTGGTGCTGGCCGCAGAGAACTACCCCGGCCGGCCCCGTGTCGGGGACGTGATTGTGGGCGCCGAGGCCGACGGGGTGCTGCACGCCGGTACCGCACGCCGTGACGATGGGGCAGTGGTGTCCTCCGGCGGGCGGGTGCTCTCGGTGGTGGGCGTCGGAGACGACCTGAATGCCGCGCGTGCCGACGCCTACCGGATCCTCGACTCAATTCGCTTGCCGGGAAGCCACTTCCGCAGCGACATCGGCGCGGCTGCCGCCGAGGGCAAGATCCAGATCTGA
- a CDS encoding SDR family NAD(P)-dependent oxidoreductase, translating to MTQDLLAARGAVVVGGSRGIGRAVALLLAGCGAGVVVNGRDPGAVQDTTEAITAAGGRAVGLAGAAHVEATAVALVQACREEYGSVDVLINCAGVAEPPGSSILSVSTEQFHGLLDAHLGTAFQTCRAAAPIMVEQRRGSIVNSGSVAFLGDYGGTGYPAGKGAINGLTLAVAAELAPHGVRANVVCPGAKTRLSTGGDYEEHIRDLNARGLLDEISMRASLDPAPADYVAPLYAYLASDLSAEVSGSVFLASGGFLGRFERPVPAVLGYRDHQRFSPWTVDELHTMVASR from the coding sequence GTGACCCAGGACCTGCTCGCCGCGCGGGGCGCCGTTGTGGTCGGCGGCAGCCGCGGCATCGGCCGAGCGGTGGCGCTGCTGCTGGCGGGCTGCGGTGCCGGAGTGGTGGTCAACGGCCGGGACCCGGGGGCGGTGCAGGACACCACCGAAGCGATCACCGCAGCGGGTGGGCGGGCCGTCGGCCTGGCCGGCGCGGCCCATGTCGAGGCGACCGCCGTGGCACTGGTCCAGGCCTGTCGGGAGGAGTACGGCAGCGTCGACGTGCTGATCAACTGCGCCGGCGTCGCCGAACCCCCCGGCTCCTCGATCCTGTCGGTGTCCACCGAGCAGTTCCACGGCCTGCTCGACGCACATTTGGGCACGGCTTTTCAGACCTGCCGGGCGGCCGCGCCGATCATGGTTGAGCAGCGCCGCGGCTCGATCGTGAACAGCGGGTCGGTGGCATTTCTGGGCGATTACGGCGGCACCGGATATCCCGCCGGCAAGGGCGCGATCAACGGACTGACCCTGGCGGTGGCCGCGGAACTCGCGCCCCACGGGGTGCGGGCGAATGTCGTCTGTCCGGGCGCGAAGACACGGTTGTCCACCGGAGGCGACTATGAGGAACACATCCGAGACCTGAACGCCAGAGGCCTGTTGGATGAGATCAGCATGCGGGCTTCGCTTGATCCAGCCCCCGCCGATTACGTCGCCCCGCTGTACGCCTACCTGGCCAGCGATTTGTCCGCCGAAGTGAGCGGATCGGTTTTCCTGGCCTCGGGTGGCTTCCTGGGCCGCTTCGAACGCCCGGTTCCCGCGGTGCTCGGCTACCGCGATCATCAGCGCTTTTCGCCCTGGACCGTCGACGAACTGCACACCATGGTGGCGAGCCGCTGA
- a CDS encoding carboxymuconolactone decarboxylase family protein: MDELRRTGLAKMNEVYAWDMPDMPGEYFALTADHLFGRIWSRPGLSMRDKRLMTLTVVTAVGEKDLAEIQVNAALHNGELTEDELREMAIFITHYVGFPRGSGLNAVVEKVIAKRNKAAAAGKGEDKKANVAAVLDKQKGE; this comes from the coding sequence ATGGACGAACTGCGCCGTACCGGGCTGGCCAAGATGAACGAGGTCTACGCCTGGGACATGCCCGATATGCCGGGTGAGTACTTCGCGCTCACCGCCGACCACCTGTTCGGCCGGATCTGGAGCCGCCCGGGGCTTTCCATGCGCGACAAGCGCCTGATGACGCTGACGGTGGTCACCGCGGTGGGGGAGAAGGACCTGGCCGAGATCCAGGTCAACGCCGCCCTGCACAACGGTGAGCTGACCGAGGACGAGCTGCGCGAGATGGCCATCTTCATCACCCACTACGTCGGCTTCCCACGCGGATCCGGGTTGAACGCCGTGGTGGAGAAGGTGATTGCCAAGCGCAACAAGGCCGCTGCCGCGGGCAAGGGCGAGGACAAGAAGGCCAACGTCGCAGCCGTGCTGGATAAGCAGAAGGGCGAGTGA
- a CDS encoding NAD(P)-dependent oxidoreductase, giving the protein MSSPEQQPRLGYIGLGNMGAPMAKRLVDWPGGVTIFDLRTEAMTPLAEAGASVAGSVAEVGANADIISITVLDDAQVRQVVAELVPAAKPGTVIAIHSTIADTTAAELAEELKPQGIHVIDAPVSGGAGAAEKGQLATMVGADRAVYEQIKPAFKQWASLVIHAGEPGAGTRMKLARNMLTFTAYAAAGEAMKLAEAAGLDLQALGRVVRHTDALTGGPGAIMLLDSTAPLPADHFLYNAFTHTRGLGEKDLSLALGLGQATGVDLPLAQVALAELAAGLGVPHTEDSAFQEPGEI; this is encoded by the coding sequence ATGAGCAGCCCGGAACAGCAGCCCCGTCTTGGCTACATCGGCCTCGGCAATATGGGGGCGCCGATGGCCAAGCGTCTGGTCGACTGGCCCGGCGGCGTAACGATATTCGACCTGCGGACCGAAGCGATGACGCCACTGGCCGAGGCCGGGGCCAGCGTTGCGGGCAGCGTCGCCGAGGTCGGGGCGAACGCCGACATCATCAGCATCACGGTGCTCGACGACGCCCAGGTACGACAGGTGGTCGCCGAGCTGGTGCCCGCCGCGAAGCCGGGCACCGTCATCGCGATCCACTCGACGATCGCCGACACCACGGCCGCCGAGCTGGCCGAGGAACTCAAGCCGCAGGGCATTCACGTCATCGACGCGCCGGTCAGCGGTGGTGCCGGGGCGGCCGAGAAGGGCCAACTGGCCACCATGGTCGGTGCCGATCGGGCGGTCTACGAGCAGATCAAGCCGGCATTCAAGCAGTGGGCATCGCTGGTGATCCACGCCGGGGAGCCCGGCGCTGGAACCCGAATGAAGCTGGCACGCAACATGTTGACGTTCACTGCCTACGCGGCGGCCGGCGAAGCCATGAAATTGGCCGAGGCGGCCGGACTCGATCTGCAGGCGCTGGGCCGGGTGGTGCGCCACACCGATGCGCTCACCGGCGGCCCCGGCGCGATCATGCTGCTGGACTCGACTGCACCGCTGCCGGCGGACCACTTCCTGTACAACGCCTTCACCCACACCCGGGGACTCGGCGAGAAAGACCTCAGTCTCGCACTGGGATTGGGACAGGCCACCGGGGTCGACCTTCCGCTCGCCCAGGTGGCGCTCGCCGAACTCGCCGCCGGTCTGGGCGTGCCGCACACCGAGGACTCCGCTTTTCAAGAACCGGGAGAGATCTGA
- a CDS encoding SDR family oxidoreductase has product MGQFDDKVAIVTGSGGGIGQAYAQALAADGAAVVVADINIDGAKTVADQIVADGGKAIAVRVDVSDLESAQAMADAAVAEFGGIDYLVNNAAIFGGMKLDGLLTVPWDYYENFMRVNLDGALICTRAVYEHMAKRGGGAIVNQSSTAAWVYSNFYGLAKVGVNGLTQQLSRELGWRNIRINAIAPGPIDTEANRVTTPQAIVKQMVQQLPLARMGTPEDLVPMCLFLLSEQASWITGQIFNVDGGQIIRS; this is encoded by the coding sequence ATGGGCCAATTCGACGACAAGGTGGCTATCGTCACCGGCTCTGGTGGCGGTATCGGGCAGGCCTATGCCCAGGCCCTCGCCGCCGACGGCGCCGCGGTGGTGGTCGCTGACATCAACATCGACGGCGCGAAGACCGTGGCCGACCAGATCGTTGCCGACGGCGGCAAGGCGATCGCGGTGCGCGTCGACGTCTCCGACCTGGAATCGGCGCAGGCCATGGCGGATGCGGCCGTGGCCGAGTTCGGCGGAATCGACTACCTGGTCAACAACGCCGCGATCTTCGGCGGGATGAAGCTCGACGGCCTGCTGACCGTGCCGTGGGATTACTACGAGAACTTCATGCGGGTGAATCTGGACGGCGCACTGATCTGCACGCGAGCCGTCTACGAGCACATGGCCAAGCGGGGCGGCGGCGCGATCGTCAACCAGTCCTCCACCGCGGCATGGGTGTACTCCAACTTCTACGGTCTGGCCAAGGTCGGCGTCAACGGCCTGACTCAGCAGCTCTCCCGTGAGCTGGGCTGGCGCAACATCCGGATCAACGCGATCGCACCCGGCCCGATCGACACCGAGGCCAACCGGGTCACCACCCCACAGGCCATCGTCAAGCAGATGGTGCAGCAGCTGCCGCTGGCCCGGATGGGCACGCCCGAGGATCTCGTCCCGATGTGCCTGTTCCTGCTGTCGGAGCAGGCGTCGTGGATCACCGGCCAGATCTTCAACGTCGACGGCGGACAGATCATCCGCTCATGA
- a CDS encoding aldehyde dehydrogenase, with the protein MALLADGVSRLLIDGKLTSGGAGGFATVNPATEEVLGEAANADAADMDRAIGAARRAFDETDWSTNTELRVRCIRQLREAMLEHVEELRDLTIADVGAPRMLTAGAQLEGPINDLSFAADTAENYEWTQDLGEASPMGIPTRRSVVREAVGVVGAITPWNFPHQINLAKLGPALAAGNTVVLKPAPDTPWVAAVLGELIAEKTDIPPGVVNIVTSTDHALGAMLAKDQRVDLVSFTGSTATGRSVMADAAATIKKVFLELGGKSAFLVLDDADLAAACSVAGFSVCLHAGQGCAITTRLVVPRARYDEAVAIAAGTMGSIKAGDPSKPGTICGPVISARQRDRVQSYLDLAIEEGGTFACGGGRPADQPAGFFIEPTVIAGLTNEARVAREEIFGPVLTVIPHDGDDDAVRIANDSPYGLSATVYGADAERAAGVAARLRAGTVNVNGGVWYSADMPFGGYKQSGNGREMGVAGFEEYLEIKAIATAAN; encoded by the coding sequence ATGGCATTACTGGCTGACGGCGTAAGCCGGCTGCTGATCGACGGCAAGCTGACCTCGGGCGGAGCCGGCGGCTTTGCCACCGTCAACCCGGCCACCGAAGAGGTGCTCGGTGAGGCGGCCAATGCCGACGCCGCCGACATGGATCGCGCTATCGGTGCGGCGCGCCGGGCGTTCGACGAGACCGACTGGTCGACCAACACCGAACTGCGGGTGCGCTGCATACGTCAGTTGCGTGAGGCGATGCTCGAGCATGTCGAGGAGCTTCGCGATCTGACGATCGCCGACGTGGGCGCCCCCCGGATGCTGACCGCCGGCGCGCAGCTGGAGGGGCCGATCAACGACCTCAGCTTCGCCGCGGACACCGCCGAAAACTACGAGTGGACACAGGATCTCGGTGAGGCGTCGCCGATGGGCATCCCCACTCGACGCTCCGTGGTGCGGGAGGCGGTGGGCGTCGTCGGCGCTATCACCCCGTGGAACTTCCCGCACCAGATCAACCTGGCCAAGCTGGGCCCGGCGCTGGCCGCCGGCAACACCGTCGTGCTCAAACCCGCACCCGACACTCCGTGGGTCGCTGCGGTGCTCGGAGAGCTGATCGCGGAGAAGACCGACATTCCGCCGGGCGTGGTCAACATCGTCACCTCGACTGACCACGCGCTGGGTGCCATGCTCGCCAAAGACCAACGGGTGGACTTGGTTTCGTTCACCGGATCGACCGCCACCGGCCGCAGCGTGATGGCCGACGCCGCTGCCACCATCAAGAAGGTGTTTCTGGAGCTAGGTGGCAAGTCCGCCTTCCTGGTACTCGACGATGCCGACCTGGCCGCGGCGTGCTCGGTGGCAGGATTCTCGGTCTGCCTGCACGCCGGGCAGGGCTGCGCGATCACCACGCGTCTGGTGGTGCCCCGGGCCCGCTACGACGAGGCGGTCGCCATCGCGGCCGGCACGATGGGCTCGATCAAGGCCGGTGACCCGTCGAAGCCCGGCACCATCTGCGGCCCAGTGATCTCCGCGCGCCAGCGTGACCGGGTGCAGAGCTACCTGGATCTGGCGATCGAGGAGGGCGGCACGTTTGCCTGCGGCGGCGGTCGCCCAGCGGATCAGCCCGCCGGGTTCTTCATCGAACCCACCGTGATCGCCGGGCTGACCAACGAGGCGCGGGTGGCTCGCGAGGAGATCTTCGGCCCCGTGCTCACCGTGATCCCGCATGACGGCGACGACGACGCGGTGCGCATCGCCAACGACTCGCCCTACGGGTTGTCCGCCACCGTCTACGGTGCCGACGCCGAGCGGGCGGCAGGGGTGGCGGCCCGACTGCGGGCCGGCACCGTCAACGTCAACGGCGGGGTCTGGTACTCCGCGGATATGCCGTTCGGTGGCTACAAGCAGTCCGGCAATGGCCGCGAGATGGGCGTCGCCGGGTTCGAGGAGTACCTGGAAATCAAAGCTATTGCGACAGCAGCGAACTAA
- a CDS encoding TetR/AcrR family transcriptional regulator → MSSESVAAVTSTNAAFPDPATPGATPAPRNRRQEETFRKVLRAGVEMLREKSYADLTVRAVAARAKVAPATAYTYFSSKNHLIAEVYLDLVRQVPYFTDVNEPMPSRVNQALRHLALVVADEPEVAAACTAALLSGNSDPAVRTVRDRIGAEIHRRIISAFGPDADPQKVSALEMTFFGALVNAGSGAFTYHQITDRLAYVVSLILESGAPR, encoded by the coding sequence GTGTCCAGCGAATCGGTGGCGGCAGTCACATCTACGAACGCTGCCTTTCCCGACCCCGCGACCCCGGGCGCCACACCCGCTCCCCGGAACCGGCGCCAGGAGGAGACCTTCCGCAAGGTGCTGCGCGCCGGCGTCGAGATGCTGCGGGAGAAGTCCTACGCAGACCTGACCGTGCGCGCCGTCGCTGCCCGCGCCAAGGTCGCCCCGGCGACCGCCTACACCTACTTCTCCTCCAAGAACCATCTGATCGCCGAGGTGTATCTGGACCTGGTTCGTCAGGTCCCGTACTTCACCGACGTCAACGAGCCGATGCCGAGTCGGGTCAACCAGGCGCTACGGCACCTGGCGCTGGTGGTCGCCGACGAGCCCGAGGTCGCGGCGGCGTGCACGGCGGCACTGCTCAGCGGCAACAGCGACCCGGCGGTCCGCACGGTGCGCGACCGGATCGGCGCGGAGATCCACCGCCGCATCATCTCGGCGTTCGGCCCGGACGCGGACCCCCAGAAGGTCTCCGCCCTGGAGATGACCTTCTTCGGCGCTCTGGTCAACGCCGGCAGTGGCGCCTTCACCTACCACCAGATCACCGATCGGCTGGCCTACGTCGTCAGCCTGATCCTCGAATCAGGAGCACCACGATGA
- a CDS encoding cytochrome P450: MTLQTAPPVLNPYDYDFHEDPFPYYRRLRDEAPVYRNEELDFWAISRHQDVLHGFRNSEALSNRDGVSLDPVSRGPHAQLVMSFLAMDDPQHLRLRTLVSKGFTPRRIRELEPQVIRLARQHLDNAIQPGSDGTCSFDFINDFAGKLPMDVISELMGVPEADRARIRELADGVLHREDGVTDVPQSAIQASMDLMTYYNEMIADFKKNPADNLTSALLETEVDGDRLGDQEILAFLFLMVIAGNETTTKLLGSSIYWGHRNRDQLTPLFADRSRIPLWVEETLRYDTPSQILARTVAEDYTLHGTTIPADSVVLLLPGSGNRDERVFDDPDAFRIGRDIGSKLLSFGSGAHFCLGAHLARMEARVALDELFSRISDYQVDEANAVRVHSSNVRGFADLPITVKEA; encoded by the coding sequence ATGACCTTGCAGACGGCACCACCCGTCCTCAACCCCTACGACTACGACTTCCACGAGGACCCGTTCCCCTACTACCGGCGGCTGCGGGACGAGGCCCCGGTGTACCGCAACGAAGAGCTCGACTTCTGGGCGATCTCACGTCATCAGGACGTGCTGCACGGGTTCCGCAACAGCGAAGCGCTGTCCAACCGGGACGGGGTATCCCTGGACCCGGTCTCCCGCGGCCCCCATGCCCAGCTGGTGATGTCGTTTTTGGCGATGGACGATCCGCAGCACCTACGGCTTCGCACCCTGGTGTCCAAGGGCTTCACCCCGCGCCGGATTCGCGAGCTCGAGCCCCAGGTGATTCGGCTGGCGCGCCAGCATCTGGACAACGCGATCCAGCCCGGCTCCGACGGCACCTGCTCGTTCGACTTCATCAATGACTTCGCCGGCAAGCTGCCGATGGACGTCATCTCCGAGCTGATGGGCGTGCCAGAAGCCGACCGGGCCCGCATCCGCGAGCTCGCCGACGGGGTGCTGCACCGCGAAGACGGGGTGACCGATGTCCCCCAGTCGGCGATCCAGGCATCGATGGATCTGATGACCTACTACAACGAGATGATCGCCGACTTCAAGAAGAACCCGGCCGACAACTTGACCTCAGCCCTGCTGGAAACCGAGGTCGACGGTGACCGGCTCGGCGACCAGGAAATCCTGGCGTTCTTGTTCTTGATGGTGATCGCGGGCAACGAGACCACCACCAAGCTGCTCGGCAGCTCCATCTACTGGGGCCACCGCAACCGCGACCAGCTGACGCCGCTGTTCGCCGACCGCTCCCGGATCCCGCTGTGGGTCGAGGAGACACTGCGCTACGACACCCCGAGCCAGATCCTGGCCCGCACCGTCGCGGAGGACTACACCCTGCACGGCACCACCATCCCGGCCGACTCGGTGGTGCTGCTGTTGCCCGGTTCCGGAAACCGTGACGAGCGGGTATTCGACGACCCCGACGCCTTCCGGATCGGACGCGACATTGGCTCCAAGCTGCTCAGTTTCGGCAGCGGTGCCCACTTCTGCCTCGGCGCACACCTGGCCCGGATGGAGGCCCGGGTGGCGCTCGACGAACTTTTCAGCCGGATCAGCGACTACCAGGTCGATGAGGCCAACGCCGTGCGGGTGCATTCATCCAACGTGCGCGGCTTCGCCGACCTCCCGATCACCGTCAAGGAGGCATAA
- a CDS encoding SDR family oxidoreductase produces MPRFDPSPARRPAIVTGASSGIGAATAEELASRGFPVALGARRTDKLTELVGKIRDNGGEAVAFPLDVTDADSVKSFVASSIDALGEIELLVSGAGDMFPGRIHELPTEAFNDQIQVHLIGANRLATAVLPDMVARQRGDVIFVGSDVAIQQRPHMGAYGAAKAALVAMVHNLRMELEGTGVRASIVHPGPTLTEMGWKLSAEQVGPMLEDWAKWGQARHSYFLRPQDLARAIAFVAETPRGAHIVDMEVQPEAPLRDTASDRQNLQLGEEGMPS; encoded by the coding sequence ATGCCACGTTTCGACCCATCCCCGGCCCGACGGCCCGCCATCGTCACGGGCGCATCCTCGGGTATCGGCGCCGCCACCGCAGAAGAGCTGGCCAGCCGCGGATTCCCGGTCGCGCTCGGTGCCCGACGGACCGACAAACTCACCGAACTGGTCGGCAAGATCCGCGACAACGGCGGCGAGGCGGTGGCGTTCCCGCTCGACGTCACCGACGCCGACTCCGTGAAATCCTTTGTGGCGTCCAGCATCGATGCGTTGGGCGAGATCGAATTGCTGGTCTCCGGCGCCGGCGACATGTTCCCCGGACGCATTCACGAGCTGCCCACCGAGGCGTTCAACGACCAGATCCAGGTACATCTGATCGGCGCCAACCGGCTGGCCACCGCGGTGCTGCCGGACATGGTCGCCCGCCAACGCGGCGACGTGATCTTCGTCGGATCCGATGTGGCAATCCAGCAGCGTCCGCACATGGGCGCCTACGGTGCGGCCAAAGCCGCGCTGGTCGCGATGGTGCACAACCTGCGAATGGAGTTGGAGGGCACCGGGGTTCGAGCCTCGATCGTGCACCCCGGACCGACCCTGACCGAGATGGGCTGGAAACTCTCGGCCGAGCAGGTGGGGCCGATGCTGGAGGACTGGGCCAAGTGGGGTCAGGCGCGCCACAGCTATTTCCTTCGGCCGCAAGACCTGGCTCGCGCCATCGCATTCGTCGCCGAAACTCCGCGCGGCGCACACATCGTCGACATGGAGGTGCAGCCCGAGGCCCCGCTGCGCGACACCGCCTCCGATCGCCAGAACCTGCAACTGGGCGAGGAAGGAATGCCGTCATGA